The DNA region CCACCAGACACTACACATGCAGGATGGCTTATTTTCTATTACAGAAATCAGAATCTCTTCGGATcccagcaaaaaaagaaagaaagaaagaaagaaaggaagaaggaaagaaagaaggaaatcagaATCTCACACTCCCCAAATTATACAATACAAAGTAGAATTGGAAGAATGAGTAAAGGCTAACCAAAGCTTGTTCCCTCAAATGCAAGCATGTTGGATGGCAGGTAATACAGGGTTGTTGTCAtattaaaaaaagacaagcagAGATTAAACTTACCCACTGTGGAACAGAGAACAAAAATGGAATGACAGCAGCAGNNNNNNNNNNNNNNNNNNNNNNNNNNNNNNNNNNNNNNNNNNNNNNNNNNNNNNNNNNNNNNNNNNNNNNNNNNNNNNNNNNNNNNNNNNNNNNNNNNNNNNNNNNNNNNNNNNNNNNNNNNNNNNNNNNNNNNNNNNNNNNNNNNNNNNNNNNNNNNNNNNNNNNNNNNNNNNNNNNNNNNNNNNNNNNNNNNNNNNNNNNNNNNNNNNNNNNNNNNNNNNNNNNNNNNNNNNNNNNNNNNNNNNNNNNNNNNNNNNNNNNNNNNNNNNNNNNNNNNNNNNNNNNNNNNNNNNNNNNNNNNNNNNNNNNNNNNNNNNNNNNNNNNNNNNNNNNNNNNNNNNNNNNNNNNNNNNNNNNNNNNNNNNNNNNNNNNNNNNNNNNNNNNNNNNNNNNNNNNNNNNNNNNNNNNNNNNNNNNNNNNNNNNNNNNNNNNNNNNNNNNNNNNNNNNNNNNNNNNNNNNNNNNNNNNNNNNNNNNNNNNNNNNNNNNNNNNNNNNNNNNNNNNNNNNNNNNNNNNNNNNNNNNNNNNNNNNNNNNNNNNNNNNNNNNNNNNNNNNNNNNNNNNNNNNNNNNNNNNNNNNNNNNNNNNNNNNNNNNNNNNNNNNNNNNNNNNNNNNNNNNNNNNNNNNNNNNNNNNNNNNNNNNNNNNNNNNNNNNNNNNNNNNNNNNNNNNNNNNNNNNNNNNNNNNNNNNNNNNNNNNNNNNNNNNNNNNNNNNNNNNNNNNNNNNNNNNNNNNNNNNNNNNNNNNNNNNNNNNNNNNNNNNNNNNNNNNNNNNNNNNNNNNNNNNNNNNNNNNNNNNNNNNNNNNNNNNNNNNNNNNNNNNNNNNNNNNNNNNNNNNNNNNNNNNNNNNNNNNNNNNNNNNNNNNNNNNNNNNNNNNNNNNNNNNNNNNNNNNNNNNNNNNNNNNNNNNNNNNNNNNNNNNNNNNNNNNNNNNNNNNNNNNNNNNNNNNNNNNNNNNNNNNNNNNNNNNNNNNNNNNNNNNNNNNNNNNNNNNNNNNNNNNNNNNNNNNNNNNNNNNNNNNNNNNNNNNNNNNNNNNNNNNNNNNNNNNNNNNNNNNNNNNNNNNNNNNNNNNNNNNNNNNNNNNNNNNNNNNNNNNNNNNNNNNNNNNNNNNNNNNNNNNNNNNNNNNNNNNNNNNNNNNNNNNNNNNNNNNNNNNNNNNNNNNNNNNNNNNNNNNNNNNNNNNNNNNNNNNNNNNNNNNNNNNNNNNNNNNNNNNNNNNNNNNNNNNNNNNNNNNNNNNNNNNNNNNNNNNNNNNNNNNNNNNNNNNNNNNNNNNNNNNNNNNNNNNNNNNNNNNNNNNNNNNNNNNNNNNNNNNNNNNNNNNNNNNNNNNNNNNNNNNNNNNNNNNNNNNNNNNNNNNNNNNNNNNNNNNNNNNNNNNNNNNNNNNNNNNNNNNNNNNNNNNNNNNNNNNNNNNNTAGGACCTGTGTTTGGGCCTATGGGGCCAGGTACTCTTGTCATGGTGGGTGGGTTTGTGCCCATGTTTCCAGAAGCCtgtgaaaaagaaactgaatttgtCCATAAGAGACCTGCTGCCCTTAGAATGGGGGCAAGATCTAAGCCTTGAGGTCCAGCCATTCTTAAGTTAAGACCAGATCCTGTACCCAAGAGGCCGCCTGCTCTGTTGTCCAAATTTGGGCCTGGGCCTAGGCCACCGGCTCTTGGGTTGGGCCCAAGACCTGGTCCTAACCCACATGCTCGTGGGTTGGGCCCCAGGCCTGGGCCTGGAAACATACCTGACCTAGGGGCCGGGTTTGTACCTAAAAAGCTTGATCGCAGATTTGGACTTGGTCCAGGACCCAGGCCAATTGGCCTAGGATTGGGAGGACCAGTTCCAGAGGACAAAACACCTGCTCTCATATTGGGTCCACATCCAGGGCCCATGGGGCCACCACCCCTAGGGTCAGGACTTGCTCCCAGGAGTCCACCTGCCCTTGGGTTGGCCATAGGACCAGGTCCAGGAAGCCGTCCTAATCTGGGGTTAGACATAGGCCCCCGGCCTGGAAGAGCCCCTGTTCTGGGGTTTAaacctggtcctggtcctggtcCCAAAAGGCCTCCTGGCCTTGGGAAAGAAACTGCACCTGTGCCAGTGGGATTCATCCCTCTTGGAAAAGAAGTCATGCCTGGGTCACGAGCACCAGCAGGAAAATGTGCTGGGTTTGATGCCAACGAGCCTGATGGATTTGGAAAAGGAGCTGGATTCCTTGGAAATGGAGCCAGGTTTCCACCAAGAGAACATGCTGCCATAAGGAAAGGATCTGAGTTCACACCCATTGGGTGGCCTGTGTTCATAACAGGCCCTCCGTCCAGCCGTCCTCGAGGTGGCAATGGAGCACGAGTCCAAGGAGTTGGCCGCTCTCTAGGGAAAATCCGGGGTTCTTTCATACTTTCTTGGGGACGTTGGTGATAATAGGCTTGGGNNNNNNNNNNNGTTTTGAAAAGGATCTTGTTTTTGATGAGTGCTGTCACCAAGTACTGGGTGCCAGTCTCTCGACCAAGCTCATCACAGTCCTGCTTCCCAGGAGTGTGTTTGACAAGGACTGCAAAAGGTTTCTCCAGGTGGATGATTTTCCCATACAGGATATGATGCCCCACGATCAGCACAGGGATTCCCTTTGGCAGAACAGAAGGAGATGCCTAAG from Mastomys coucha isolate ucsf_1 unplaced genomic scaffold, UCSF_Mcou_1 pScaffold22, whole genome shotgun sequence includes:
- the Chtf8 gene encoding LOW QUALITY PROTEIN: chromosome transmission fidelity protein 8 homolog (The sequence of the model RefSeq protein was modified relative to this genomic sequence to represent the inferred CDS: deleted 1 base in 1 codon); this translates as MVQIVISSPGAEGLAEWVLMELQGEIEARYSTGLAGNLLGDLHYTTEGIPVLIVGHHILYGKIIHLEKPFAVLVKHTPGKQDCDELGRETGTQYLVTALIKNKILFKTXXXPKPIITNVPKKV